The following coding sequences lie in one Mycobacterium gordonae genomic window:
- a CDS encoding transglutaminase-like domain-containing protein, with the protein MSGENSPYLEPTEFLDWQHESVRDFVASATRGAVDDTTKAIAIFTAVRDSIWYDPYTVTDDPHAYRASTIATADRAYCVPKAVLLTAACRAAGIPARLGFADVRNHLQTETLRERMGGTDVFVYHGYSLMHLCGVWVKATPAFNRELCARFGVPPIDFDGRTDALLHGFAGDGTQHMEYLRDRGAFDDLPLAEILQALRTHYGTLIGDASRHPDLFA; encoded by the coding sequence ATGAGCGGTGAGAACTCGCCTTACCTGGAGCCCACGGAGTTCCTCGATTGGCAACATGAATCGGTACGCGACTTCGTTGCATCGGCGACCCGCGGCGCGGTCGACGACACCACGAAGGCCATAGCCATCTTCACTGCGGTCCGCGACTCGATTTGGTATGACCCCTACACCGTGACCGATGACCCGCATGCGTATCGCGCCAGCACCATCGCAACTGCAGACCGCGCTTACTGCGTCCCGAAGGCGGTGCTCTTGACGGCGGCCTGCCGAGCAGCAGGCATCCCAGCGCGGCTGGGGTTCGCCGATGTCCGAAACCACCTTCAGACCGAGACATTGCGTGAGCGGATGGGCGGTACCGACGTCTTCGTCTACCACGGATACAGCCTCATGCATCTCTGCGGTGTCTGGGTCAAGGCAACTCCGGCGTTCAATCGCGAGCTATGCGCACGGTTCGGCGTCCCGCCAATTGATTTCGACGGGCGCACAGACGCCCTGCTGCACGGGTTCGCCGGTGACGGCACACAACACATGGAATATCTGAGGGATCGAGGCGCCTTCGACGATCTACCGCTGGCAGAGATCCTGCAAGCGCTCAGAACCCACTACGGGACGCTCATAGGCGATGCGAGTCGCCATCCAGACCTGTTCGCCTGA
- a CDS encoding alpha/beta hydrolase produces the protein MTNTDAADRRPSLASHFVAMTSRNTLRPLSQLIPSSAHGLAVMDRVLRMALVGSRPRRSVAVRTIDTEFAGNQIRGDWITSPAVDPHAVPLLYIHGGAYSMCSPATHRGLLGELASASGRPIFAVRYRLAPRYPFPAAADDALNAYRWLVTGQPSASGERGVAVAGDSAGGQLTMATALGARSDGLPLPDSMLLMSPVLDLTCELARARELRRRDPFASARSAARALDLYVAGADHRNERISVLDADLRSMPPILIQVGGREMLIDDSRHLADRLRSAGSSVEIQVYRGQIHVFQAMFRILPEAREAIHRAGNFLKASAHR, from the coding sequence GTGACCAACACTGATGCGGCGGACCGGCGCCCCAGTCTTGCAAGTCATTTCGTGGCAATGACTTCGCGAAACACACTGCGTCCGCTGTCGCAACTCATCCCGTCGAGCGCCCACGGCCTCGCGGTGATGGATCGCGTACTCCGGATGGCGCTTGTGGGATCGCGGCCCCGCCGAAGCGTGGCGGTTCGCACAATAGATACCGAGTTCGCCGGGAATCAGATACGCGGGGATTGGATCACTTCTCCTGCAGTCGATCCACACGCGGTTCCGTTGCTCTACATTCATGGCGGCGCCTACTCCATGTGCTCACCGGCTACCCACCGCGGCCTGCTCGGTGAACTTGCCTCCGCGAGCGGTCGGCCCATCTTTGCGGTGAGGTATCGGCTAGCTCCACGCTATCCCTTTCCCGCTGCCGCCGACGATGCACTGAACGCATACCGCTGGCTCGTCACAGGGCAGCCTTCGGCTTCCGGCGAACGCGGTGTTGCGGTGGCCGGGGACTCGGCGGGCGGCCAGCTCACGATGGCCACCGCCCTTGGCGCACGTAGTGACGGACTGCCGCTGCCGGATTCGATGCTTCTCATGTCTCCGGTCCTGGATCTGACATGTGAACTCGCGAGGGCACGCGAACTTCGCCGCCGTGATCCTTTCGCCTCTGCTCGGTCCGCGGCCCGCGCTCTTGACCTGTACGTGGCTGGTGCAGATCACCGCAATGAGCGAATCAGCGTGCTCGACGCAGACCTCAGGTCCATGCCACCGATCCTGATTCAGGTAGGCGGAAGAGAAATGTTGATCGATGACTCGAGGCATCTTGCCGACCGCCTCCGATCGGCCGGATCAAGCGTTGAGATACAGGTGTACCGGGGACAGATCCACGTGTTCCAAGCCATGTTCCGAATCCTGCCCGAGGCTCGTGAGGCGATCCACCGCGCTGGAAACTTCCTGAAAGCTTCGGCCCACCGGTGA
- a CDS encoding ATP-binding protein — MRGLRLPHARAIAADVLATARAQRWDPTEVIKALLTEEAAGRARSMLAARRKAAGFPTGKTFDVWDPNASSIPLPTQQALQTLEWVRRRENLVVCGPAGTGKTFFLEALGQKVIEAGMPVAWFTLEQIGILVRAHRADDSLGKAVAKIVRAELVVIDDVGLLPVGADAAEGLYRIVEAAYERRSVAISSNLHPSGFDELMPKTLATATVDRLLHHAHLCQTSGDSVRLAQALHGKGVKPLS, encoded by the coding sequence ATGCGTGGGCTGCGGTTGCCGCACGCCCGCGCGATCGCCGCCGACGTGCTGGCCACCGCCCGAGCTCAACGCTGGGACCCCACCGAGGTCATCAAAGCGCTGCTGACCGAGGAAGCCGCCGGCCGGGCCCGATCCATGCTGGCCGCCCGCCGCAAAGCCGCCGGCTTCCCGACCGGAAAGACATTTGACGTGTGGGACCCGAATGCGTCGTCGATCCCGTTACCGACCCAACAGGCGCTGCAGACCCTGGAGTGGGTGCGTCGTAGGGAGAACCTGGTGGTCTGCGGGCCCGCTGGCACCGGCAAGACATTCTTCCTCGAAGCGTTGGGGCAGAAGGTCATCGAGGCCGGGATGCCGGTGGCGTGGTTCACCCTCGAGCAGATCGGGATCCTAGTTCGGGCGCACCGCGCTGACGATTCGTTGGGCAAGGCCGTGGCCAAGATCGTACGTGCCGAGCTCGTGGTGATTGACGACGTTGGACTGTTGCCAGTCGGCGCCGATGCCGCTGAAGGGCTCTACCGCATCGTCGAAGCCGCCTATGAACGGCGCTCGGTGGCGATCTCATCAAACCTGCACCCCAGTGGCTTCGATGAGCTGATGCCCAAGACGTTGGCGACAGCCACCGTGGACCGGCTGCTGCATCACGCGCACCTGTGCCAGACCAGCGGAGACTCCGTGCGGCTGGCCCAAGCCCTGCACGGGAAGGGAGTCAAACCCTTGAGCTAA
- the istA gene encoding IS21 family transposase — protein MKSDGELMEILNAYDLTGSYRAAAELCGCSHHTVKKAVEDRDAGLPPATRRARMIDDWRDLLETWVADSKGKIRGDKAHDKLVALGYTGTDRTTRRALAEIKAQWRLGNTRVHRPWITEPGLWLQYDFADGPLVAGRKIVLLVAWLAWSRYRVVIALRDRTAPSVFAGLDRIFRVIGGAPTYLLTDNEKTVTTGHIAGVPVRNRAAVTFGRYYGISVLTCEPADPATKGGVENAVKLAKADIVPTQTNLLPQYDSFADVEAACAGFTTEINARVHRITGRRPAEMLTQERPALHAVPDLPHTAALGVTRRVPDNTPMVTFDHCQYSLPAILLGQTVWIRDHDSTDEVVICALDDGGPVEVARHRRATPGSPAINDDHFPEHRDRVPGDYRVRARTVSEQTFLALGPGAAVWLKEAAAVGTERILQKMAHAVELSALAGRADVDWALGHAAVHGRFATGDLDSILASKGMDPTRRGADEDTSLAQGTSGWNLFGRTVIDADEAGIA, from the coding sequence TTGAAGTCTGACGGAGAACTCATGGAAATACTCAATGCCTACGACCTGACCGGCTCCTACCGCGCCGCGGCCGAGCTGTGCGGGTGCTCGCACCACACCGTGAAGAAAGCGGTCGAAGACCGCGACGCCGGCCTGCCGCCGGCCACGCGGCGGGCCCGAATGATCGACGACTGGCGCGACCTGCTGGAAACCTGGGTGGCTGATTCGAAGGGCAAGATCCGCGGCGACAAAGCCCACGACAAGTTGGTGGCGTTGGGCTACACCGGTACCGACCGCACTACCCGCCGCGCGCTGGCGGAGATCAAAGCGCAATGGCGACTGGGCAATACACGCGTGCACCGGCCCTGGATTACCGAACCCGGACTATGGCTACAGTACGACTTCGCCGACGGCCCCCTTGTCGCCGGCCGCAAGATCGTGCTTCTCGTGGCCTGGCTGGCCTGGAGCCGCTATCGGGTGGTGATCGCGTTGCGCGACCGCACTGCGCCCAGTGTGTTCGCCGGCCTGGACCGGATCTTCCGCGTCATCGGCGGTGCTCCGACCTACCTGCTCACCGACAACGAGAAGACCGTCACAACTGGACACATCGCTGGAGTTCCGGTCCGCAACCGCGCCGCGGTCACCTTCGGCCGCTACTACGGCATTTCGGTGCTGACGTGTGAACCCGCCGACCCAGCCACCAAGGGTGGAGTGGAGAACGCGGTGAAACTCGCCAAAGCCGACATCGTCCCTACCCAGACCAACCTGCTGCCGCAGTACGACTCGTTCGCCGACGTCGAAGCCGCATGCGCCGGGTTCACCACCGAGATCAACGCCCGCGTGCACCGAATCACGGGACGCCGGCCGGCCGAGATGCTCACTCAGGAACGCCCGGCCCTGCACGCGGTCCCTGACCTGCCCCACACCGCCGCGTTGGGGGTGACCCGCCGGGTTCCCGACAACACCCCGATGGTCACCTTCGACCACTGCCAATACTCGCTGCCCGCAATCCTTCTGGGCCAGACAGTGTGGATCCGCGACCACGACAGCACCGATGAGGTGGTGATCTGCGCCCTTGATGACGGCGGCCCAGTGGAGGTGGCCCGGCACCGCCGCGCCACCCCCGGTAGCCCCGCCATCAACGATGACCACTTCCCTGAGCATCGGGACAGGGTGCCCGGTGATTACCGGGTGCGGGCCCGCACCGTCAGTGAGCAGACGTTCCTGGCGCTGGGGCCGGGTGCGGCGGTGTGGCTCAAAGAAGCCGCCGCCGTCGGCACCGAACGAATCCTGCAGAAGATGGCCCACGCGGTCGAACTATCCGCGCTGGCCGGCCGCGCCGATGTCGACTGGGCGCTCGGTCATGCCGCCGTGCACGGCCGCTTTGCCACCGGCGACCTCGATTCCATCCTCGCCAGCAAGGGCATGGACCCCACCCGCCGCGGCGCCGACGAAGACACCTCCCTGGCGCAAGGCACCAGCGGGTGGAACTTGTTCGGGCGCACCGTTATCGACGCTGACGAGGCAGGCATCGCGTGA
- a CDS encoding fatty acid--CoA ligase, translated as MHSTMQDVQLTISAIVRHAASIHGNSEVITPDGIGYRSMSYRSVLGRAGRLANALRGLGITADQRVATFQWSNQEHLEAYCAVPSMGAVLHTLNIRLAPEQLAYIANHASDQIILVDASVAPLLASALPAMESVHTVIATGGGDLAPLQRCGKTVLRYEEILAQQPETFDWPEIDERSAAAMCYTSGTTGNPKGVVYSHRSTYLHALTACTSNALAVSEADRILAIVPMFHANAWGLIYAALMSGADLVLPDRHLQAAPLVSIIEETQPTIAGAVPTIWNDVDRYLESNPARDISSLRLVACGGSAVPVSLMRAFEDKYNVPIVQAWGMTETSPLATVARAAHGVGETRAWEMRESQGRPMCGVEIRLRDDHKKTVPWDGRSAGEIQARGPWITGAYFGDDDPDKFDGGWLRTGDVGRIDPDGYLTLTDRAKDVIKSGGEWISSVELENTLIGHPAIYEAAVVAVPDDKWQERPLALVVVHRGAEVDIDRLRAFLLDKVAKWWIPERWSFVSEIPRTSVGKYDKKAIRARHSAGEYQIETS; from the coding sequence ATGCACAGCACGATGCAAGACGTCCAGCTCACAATCTCGGCAATTGTCCGCCATGCCGCCTCCATTCACGGAAACAGCGAGGTGATCACCCCCGACGGAATTGGATACCGAAGTATGTCCTACCGTAGCGTCCTGGGGCGAGCGGGCCGACTTGCCAATGCGTTGCGCGGGCTCGGAATAACGGCAGATCAACGGGTGGCCACTTTTCAGTGGAGTAACCAAGAACATCTCGAGGCCTACTGCGCGGTTCCCTCCATGGGCGCGGTGCTGCACACCCTCAACATTCGTTTGGCTCCAGAGCAACTCGCGTACATCGCCAACCATGCCAGCGATCAGATCATCCTGGTGGATGCGTCGGTTGCGCCATTGTTGGCTAGTGCGCTACCAGCGATGGAGTCGGTGCATACGGTCATCGCCACCGGGGGCGGCGACCTCGCTCCGCTGCAGCGATGCGGGAAGACGGTGTTGCGTTACGAGGAGATCCTGGCGCAGCAACCGGAGACTTTCGATTGGCCCGAGATCGATGAGCGTTCCGCCGCGGCCATGTGCTACACCAGCGGGACTACTGGAAATCCCAAAGGTGTTGTCTACAGCCACCGTTCGACCTACCTACATGCACTGACCGCCTGCACGTCGAACGCCCTGGCAGTGAGCGAGGCCGACCGTATCCTGGCCATTGTCCCGATGTTTCACGCCAATGCGTGGGGACTGATCTACGCGGCGTTGATGTCTGGTGCGGACTTGGTATTACCCGATCGCCATCTGCAAGCCGCGCCGCTGGTGTCGATCATCGAAGAGACTCAGCCGACTATCGCCGGTGCAGTGCCGACGATCTGGAACGATGTCGATCGATACCTGGAATCGAATCCCGCCCGGGACATCTCCTCACTTCGGCTGGTTGCCTGCGGGGGATCGGCAGTCCCCGTCTCGCTGATGCGGGCATTCGAAGACAAGTACAACGTGCCTATCGTGCAGGCATGGGGCATGACCGAAACCTCGCCGCTGGCTACCGTCGCACGCGCAGCGCACGGAGTAGGCGAGACCCGTGCGTGGGAGATGCGCGAAAGCCAGGGTCGGCCGATGTGCGGTGTCGAGATCCGGTTGCGTGACGACCACAAGAAGACAGTGCCGTGGGACGGTCGATCAGCGGGTGAAATACAGGCGCGAGGCCCGTGGATCACCGGCGCCTACTTCGGCGACGATGATCCGGACAAGTTCGACGGAGGGTGGCTGCGCACCGGCGACGTCGGCCGGATCGACCCGGACGGGTATCTCACGCTGACCGATCGTGCGAAGGACGTCATCAAGTCAGGTGGAGAATGGATCTCCTCAGTCGAGCTGGAAAACACGCTGATTGGTCACCCGGCGATCTACGAGGCTGCGGTGGTGGCAGTTCCCGACGACAAATGGCAGGAAAGACCGCTCGCCCTGGTCGTGGTTCACCGTGGAGCCGAGGTCGACATCGACCGACTGCGCGCGTTTCTGTTGGACAAGGTCGCCAAGTGGTGGATCCCGGAGCGGTGGAGCTTCGTGTCTGAGATTCCCCGAACAAGCGTCGGGAAATACGACAAGAAGGCCATACGCGCGCGTCACTCCGCCGGCGAGTATCAGATCGAAACGTCCTAA
- a CDS encoding flavin-containing monooxygenase encodes MGSESGQHYEIVIVGAGFSGIGTAISLLKAGFADFLIVDDADGVGGTWHWNTYPGIAVDIPSYSYQFSYEMRTSWSRTYAHGDELKAYAERCVEKYGLQNYIRFNTTVDEACFDEGAALWRLSCSSGQNLTARFVINCSGVLSRPKWPDIPGVRDFAGVTLHTARWDHTKDLTGKRVAVIGTGASAVQLIPEVAKIASSLTVFQRTPIYCLPKPDFSIPSWAATVMRLVPGAQLMTRTASQAFVEFTFPIAAHFHSLIPVSDLMEEAAKRYMRRAVDDPVTRDQLIPRYSLGCKRPSFHNSYLATYNRRNVSLETSGITHVDHASVHTEDGKSYPIDVMVLATGFKVMESGNMPTYVLKGRGGVEQSAWWDEHRLQAFEGVSVPGFPNHFNIFGPYGYNGSSYFTLIEAQSRHIVRCLRRARTLKADYVEVRQQANDRYFGDMVSRRHRQVFWQPSCSNANSYYFDKHGDVPLRPSTTLETYWRSRTFRLSDYRFERRAESVGAR; translated from the coding sequence ATGGGTTCTGAGTCTGGGCAGCACTACGAAATTGTAATAGTCGGAGCCGGGTTTTCTGGGATTGGTACAGCGATCAGCCTGTTGAAGGCCGGATTTGCGGACTTTCTTATAGTCGATGACGCCGATGGCGTCGGCGGTACATGGCACTGGAATACGTATCCGGGAATAGCGGTCGATATTCCGTCCTATAGTTACCAGTTCTCTTATGAGATGCGAACATCCTGGTCACGTACTTACGCTCACGGGGATGAGTTGAAGGCTTATGCAGAGCGGTGTGTAGAAAAATACGGACTCCAAAATTACATCCGGTTCAACACGACTGTGGACGAAGCCTGTTTCGACGAAGGCGCCGCACTATGGCGGCTGAGCTGCTCCTCTGGTCAGAATCTGACCGCGCGTTTTGTGATAAATTGCTCTGGCGTTCTCAGTCGGCCGAAGTGGCCTGATATTCCAGGAGTGCGCGACTTCGCCGGCGTGACGCTGCATACGGCCAGATGGGACCATACGAAAGATCTCACCGGTAAGCGGGTGGCGGTGATCGGGACTGGGGCATCTGCGGTGCAGCTGATTCCCGAAGTCGCGAAGATCGCATCAAGTCTGACGGTCTTCCAGCGAACGCCGATTTACTGCTTGCCGAAGCCGGATTTCTCCATACCGAGCTGGGCCGCGACAGTGATGCGGTTGGTGCCAGGGGCACAACTGATGACGCGCACTGCGAGTCAGGCGTTCGTCGAGTTCACATTTCCCATCGCAGCTCATTTTCACTCGTTGATCCCTGTGTCGGACCTCATGGAAGAGGCGGCGAAACGCTATATGCGTCGGGCGGTCGACGATCCGGTGACTCGAGACCAACTCATTCCTCGCTATTCGTTGGGTTGTAAGCGACCGAGTTTCCACAATTCCTATCTCGCAACGTACAACCGTCGCAATGTTTCGCTCGAGACCAGCGGCATCACCCATGTCGACCATGCCTCGGTTCACACTGAAGATGGCAAGAGTTATCCGATCGATGTCATGGTCTTGGCCACCGGGTTCAAAGTGATGGAGTCGGGCAATATGCCGACTTATGTGCTGAAGGGACGCGGTGGAGTGGAGCAGTCTGCCTGGTGGGATGAGCACCGCCTCCAAGCCTTCGAGGGTGTGAGCGTCCCAGGGTTCCCGAATCACTTCAATATCTTCGGTCCCTATGGTTACAACGGCTCCTCGTACTTCACACTCATCGAGGCGCAAAGTCGGCATATCGTCCGCTGTCTTCGTCGTGCGCGCACGCTGAAGGCTGATTACGTAGAGGTCAGACAGCAGGCGAACGATCGCTACTTCGGTGACATGGTTAGCCGCCGACATCGACAGGTTTTCTGGCAGCCGAGCTGTTCCAATGCCAACAGTTACTATTTCGACAAACACGGCGATGTTCCGTTGCGTCCGTCAACTACCCTGGAGACTTACTGGCGTAGCCGCACCTTCCGGCTCTCCGATTACCGATTTGAACGTCGCGCAGAATCCGTTGGCGCACGGTGA
- a CDS encoding cytochrome P450 produces MANQLLAITRHPKERLTSVLLAPAPRVVDDKWRQWSRDWRVRELAPAPAGSGLRAVLGDAGLPLLGHTVDYIRFGSEFSRERYERLGSVSWMGAFGTKMVVIAGPDATREAFTSEAKAFSQDGWSFLIDAFFHRGLMLMSFDEHLMHRRIMQEAFTRPRLTGYVGQVAPCVRAAVPAWPTGPSVRIYPLLKNLTLDIATDVFMGGRGKDESAAVNEAFVSTVRAASSFVRVPLPGTRFRAGVHGRRVLEDYFSRHLPAARAGETDDLFAALCQATTEDGERFSDEDVINHMIFLMMAAHDTSTITTTAVTYFLAKHPEWQEKAAAEARSFGHDSPDIDELERMTVLDLILKEALRLLAPVPLVMRKTVRDVAIDGYHIPRETLCAITPAVNHFDRRIWSDPDRFDPSRFDEPRREDQQHRFAWVPFGGGAHKCIGMQFGTLEVKAILHQMLRTYTWTVPNDYHVRWDNTSLPIPVDGLPVTLRHR; encoded by the coding sequence GTGGCTAATCAGCTTCTCGCAATCACGCGTCACCCCAAGGAGCGGTTGACGTCTGTCCTGTTGGCGCCCGCCCCCCGCGTCGTCGATGACAAATGGCGACAGTGGAGTCGGGACTGGAGAGTCCGGGAACTTGCGCCGGCCCCCGCCGGATCTGGGCTGAGAGCCGTCCTAGGGGACGCTGGACTCCCGTTGCTGGGGCACACTGTCGACTACATCCGATTTGGTTCAGAATTCAGTCGGGAGCGTTACGAACGTTTGGGCTCGGTGTCGTGGATGGGCGCATTCGGTACCAAAATGGTGGTCATCGCCGGTCCAGACGCAACGCGTGAGGCGTTCACAAGCGAAGCCAAGGCCTTTTCTCAAGATGGCTGGTCCTTCCTGATCGATGCTTTCTTCCATCGCGGGTTGATGCTCATGAGCTTCGACGAACATTTGATGCACCGGCGCATCATGCAGGAGGCGTTCACGCGTCCTCGCCTGACCGGATATGTCGGGCAGGTGGCCCCGTGCGTTCGCGCAGCCGTGCCCGCGTGGCCGACCGGTCCGTCGGTCCGGATCTACCCGTTGTTGAAGAATCTCACCCTCGATATTGCCACGGATGTCTTCATGGGTGGCCGCGGCAAGGACGAGAGCGCTGCTGTCAACGAGGCGTTCGTGTCCACTGTTCGCGCGGCGAGTTCCTTTGTGCGAGTTCCACTCCCGGGCACCAGGTTCCGCGCCGGCGTGCATGGGCGGCGCGTGTTGGAGGACTACTTCTCCCGACACCTGCCGGCCGCGCGTGCAGGCGAGACCGACGATCTATTCGCCGCCCTCTGCCAGGCGACCACAGAAGACGGTGAACGGTTCTCCGACGAGGATGTGATCAACCACATGATCTTTCTCATGATGGCCGCCCATGACACCTCCACGATCACCACCACTGCTGTCACCTACTTCCTCGCTAAACATCCTGAGTGGCAGGAGAAGGCAGCGGCGGAGGCGCGGTCCTTCGGTCACGATTCGCCAGATATCGACGAACTGGAGCGGATGACGGTCCTCGATCTGATCCTCAAAGAAGCTCTGCGTCTGCTGGCGCCCGTTCCGCTGGTGATGCGCAAGACCGTCCGCGATGTCGCCATCGACGGCTATCACATCCCCCGTGAAACCTTGTGCGCAATCACACCCGCCGTAAATCACTTCGACCGCAGAATATGGAGCGACCCGGACCGTTTCGATCCGTCGCGCTTCGATGAGCCCCGGCGCGAGGACCAACAGCACCGATTCGCCTGGGTGCCGTTCGGCGGGGGGGCGCACAAATGCATTGGGATGCAGTTCGGCACACTCGAGGTGAAGGCAATCCTGCACCAGATGTTGCGTACCTACACTTGGACGGTCCCAAACGACTATCACGTGCGTTGGGACAACACCTCGCTGCCCATTCCCGTGGACGGACTGCCTGTGACGTTGCGGCACCGATGA
- a CDS encoding flavin-containing monooxygenase, protein MGTFMSASGQFFMSADNSARWDHSVSLRGKEVAVIGTGASAIQFVPRIAHEAQRVTLYQRTAPWILPKWDSRYGRLHQQLIKVLPLWLRLERFAVWLIFEVLAVTLVDAKPLSRILGAVARYHLHRQVADPMLRRQLTPSDAPGCKRVLFSNDYYPAIANGEVSLVTNAVAKLCDKGVVTDDGVLHRADVVIYGTGFRATDFLAPMRVRGWGGVTLDEVWGTQAHAYLGITVPMFPNLFLLYGPNTNVGSGSIIYMIESQVRYVGALIKILASDPGRTVDVRPDIEQSYNTRLSRRLRRSVWALCASWYTTSSGAIPTNWPGPTFAYRILTRKPRSHDYLFRHVERLQLDGPSENRARLRR, encoded by the coding sequence ATGGGCACTTTCATGTCCGCCAGTGGGCAGTTTTTCATGTCCGCCGACAATTCGGCGCGTTGGGACCATTCGGTATCGCTGCGCGGCAAGGAAGTAGCCGTCATCGGGACAGGCGCAAGCGCGATACAGTTTGTGCCACGGATCGCACACGAGGCACAGCGCGTAACGCTGTATCAGCGCACGGCGCCTTGGATTTTGCCGAAGTGGGACAGCAGGTACGGACGTCTTCACCAACAGCTGATTAAGGTTCTGCCGCTGTGGCTGCGTCTTGAGCGTTTCGCGGTATGGCTGATTTTTGAAGTGCTCGCAGTGACGTTGGTCGACGCGAAGCCCTTGTCACGCATTCTCGGCGCGGTCGCCCGCTACCACCTCCATCGGCAGGTTGCCGATCCAATGCTGCGCCGGCAACTCACGCCATCAGATGCGCCGGGGTGCAAGCGGGTGTTGTTCTCGAATGATTACTACCCCGCGATTGCCAACGGTGAAGTCTCGTTGGTGACCAACGCGGTTGCGAAGCTTTGCGACAAGGGAGTCGTGACCGACGATGGCGTACTCCATCGCGCGGATGTCGTCATTTACGGAACAGGTTTCCGCGCTACCGACTTCCTCGCCCCGATGCGTGTTCGCGGCTGGGGCGGAGTGACTCTGGACGAGGTGTGGGGGACGCAGGCGCACGCATACCTGGGCATTACAGTCCCGATGTTCCCGAATCTCTTTCTCCTCTATGGCCCGAACACGAATGTCGGTTCCGGGTCGATCATTTACATGATCGAGTCTCAGGTCCGCTATGTCGGTGCCCTCATCAAGATTTTGGCGAGTGACCCAGGGCGTACGGTCGACGTCAGGCCAGACATCGAGCAAAGCTACAACACACGATTGAGCCGGCGGCTGCGAAGGTCGGTGTGGGCGCTTTGCGCGAGCTGGTACACGACCTCGAGTGGCGCGATCCCGACGAACTGGCCTGGGCCTACATTTGCCTACCGGATCCTCACCCGCAAACCACGCAGTCACGATTATCTATTCAGGCACGTTGAACGCCTTCAGTTAGACGGCCCGAGTGAGAACCGCGCGAGGCTGCGCAGATGA